In Pseudonocardia sp. C8, one genomic interval encodes:
- a CDS encoding HAD-IC family P-type ATPase gives MWQRLIDAAAGTIGTVVGVAAGAAELVTTAATGAVSAAPGRVHVRMRGVHLPGAADRVEEVLLAHEAVHRVEVNAVLGDVLVEFDPERVDGAAAIRLVRDAERTCELTTAPHASPDHPADPGTVLREATLAGLNAVGMLAAAVGTPRVRAPIGFPLSVLPHVDASPALRAAFTKVLGEPLADPLLGGIAAFSNTTGRRPVGLLVDGVHRAARHTEARARRRSWTEWETGLAGRAGSHRATAVPAGPRPVPLPPGPVEKVADRAAVATLAGSAALLAATGATPLVDAALSAGLPKAARAGREAYAARLGRDAAVRGCLVLDSSALRRLDRVDTIVLDAGILQTGRHAVDAVLPLTEDSGAEHSELVERAHDLADPHRPGRRRGRDGWSIGPIGRAPAAAVAARAAELADRSSRVLVLRHGDEPVAVVGVSETLDPFAEAVVAAAGESGLVLIGGPADLVRRSGGDGAVPGGAALAGSVRELQRTGHVVALIGGRDAALAAADVGIGIGTPGSRPPWGADVLVRDPGEACLLLGAVGPARQASLRAAQLAVAGSGLGALLAVLGPPGRAAARAAVAVHAAALCAQALGTWSAMAVARRPAPIAADRTPWHAMSPRVVLDTLNSSRTGLAEAEWRRRSRERPRQVGPEELGLVRASVDELANPITTTLTAGAGVSAATGSLLDPMLIIFVLGVNALIGGVQRVSADSALRTLHHSSATRVRVRRGAADEDRTTDELVDGDVIRLQAGDSVPADCRVLSAHDLEVDESSMTGESVPAAKSPQATGARTVADRHCMLYEGTTVAAGRGDAVVVATGDRTEAGRVLRANGDQAPPTGVETRLRELTARILPVSVGAGLALIVVDLLRRRPATAALTRAVSLAVAAVPEGLPFVATVAELAAARRLSRRGALVRNPSTIEALGRVNVLCFDKTGTLTEGRISLRRVSDGTRTATVDEPLPPGLQDVVAAAVRASPFRADPARVPHQTDRAVLRGAHTLGITADHGQTSVELLDELPFESHRGYHAVLWRGRAGNRISVKGAPEVVLPLCSTRHRHDDGTRPFGTDDRGTIDAEIHRLAGEGHRVLAVAERPAPDHTRLADADVEQLEFHGLVAMVDPVRPTAAQSVATLRGAGVETVMITGDHPSTAESIAAELDSVNGRTVVTGPDLDEMSDAELSEALPRIAVYARVSPAQKARIVRLYQADGHPVAVTGDGTNDAPAIRLADVGIALGTHATPAAREAADLVVTDDRIETITDAIVEGRGMWSSVRDALSILLGGNLGEVAYTVGTALFGGTATLNARQLLLVNLLTDVLPAMAVAVRPPPDTSPAELLAHGPEASLGTSLTRDIQVRAAITATAAAVAWLLARPVSTPGQASTTGLVALVGGQLGQTLAVRGRTPLVAVAVVVSLGLLAATVQLPGLSRIAGSTPLLPHQWAIALTASTAAAAAQLVAQRLLTTG, from the coding sequence ATGTGGCAACGCCTGATCGACGCGGCCGCCGGCACGATCGGCACCGTGGTCGGCGTGGCCGCGGGAGCGGCCGAGCTCGTCACCACCGCCGCCACCGGCGCCGTCTCGGCGGCACCCGGCCGGGTCCACGTCCGGATGCGCGGCGTGCACCTGCCCGGGGCGGCGGACCGGGTCGAAGAAGTGCTCCTCGCCCACGAGGCGGTGCACCGGGTCGAGGTGAACGCGGTCCTGGGCGACGTCCTGGTCGAGTTCGACCCGGAACGGGTCGACGGCGCCGCGGCGATACGGCTGGTCCGGGACGCCGAACGGACATGCGAGCTCACCACGGCCCCCCACGCGAGCCCGGACCATCCCGCCGACCCGGGCACGGTGCTCCGGGAGGCGACGCTGGCCGGGCTGAACGCAGTGGGAATGCTGGCTGCGGCGGTCGGCACGCCCCGGGTGCGGGCGCCGATCGGGTTTCCGCTGTCGGTGCTCCCGCACGTCGACGCGTCTCCGGCCCTGCGCGCGGCGTTCACGAAGGTACTGGGCGAACCCCTGGCGGATCCGCTGCTGGGCGGGATCGCGGCGTTCTCCAACACGACCGGCCGCCGGCCGGTCGGCCTGCTCGTCGACGGTGTCCACCGCGCTGCCCGCCACACCGAGGCACGGGCCCGCCGCCGGTCCTGGACGGAGTGGGAGACCGGACTCGCCGGCCGGGCCGGATCCCATCGCGCCACGGCAGTGCCGGCCGGTCCCCGCCCCGTCCCGCTACCGCCCGGCCCGGTGGAGAAGGTGGCCGACCGGGCTGCCGTCGCGACCCTCGCCGGGTCGGCCGCTCTGCTCGCGGCGACCGGCGCCACTCCCCTCGTCGACGCCGCACTGAGCGCCGGCCTGCCCAAGGCGGCGCGGGCGGGCCGGGAGGCCTACGCCGCCCGGCTCGGCCGTGATGCTGCCGTCCGGGGGTGCCTGGTCCTGGACTCGTCGGCGCTGCGCCGGCTCGACCGCGTGGACACGATCGTGCTCGACGCCGGGATCCTGCAGACCGGACGCCACGCCGTGGACGCGGTACTGCCGCTGACCGAGGACTCCGGCGCGGAACACTCCGAGCTCGTCGAGCGGGCGCACGACCTCGCCGATCCGCACCGCCCGGGACGGCGCCGCGGCCGGGACGGCTGGAGCATCGGGCCGATCGGCCGGGCACCGGCCGCGGCGGTGGCGGCGCGAGCCGCGGAACTCGCCGACCGGTCGTCCCGGGTGCTCGTGCTGCGCCACGGGGACGAACCCGTCGCGGTCGTGGGGGTGTCGGAGACGCTCGATCCGTTCGCCGAGGCCGTCGTGGCGGCGGCCGGTGAGTCCGGGCTCGTGCTGATCGGGGGCCCGGCCGATCTCGTACGACGCTCGGGGGGCGACGGTGCGGTGCCCGGCGGCGCAGCACTCGCCGGCTCCGTCCGCGAGCTCCAGCGCACCGGGCACGTCGTCGCCCTGATCGGTGGGAGGGACGCCGCACTGGCTGCCGCCGATGTGGGGATCGGCATCGGCACGCCCGGATCCCGGCCGCCGTGGGGCGCCGACGTGCTGGTCCGGGACCCCGGCGAGGCGTGCCTGCTGCTGGGTGCCGTGGGCCCGGCCCGGCAGGCGAGCCTCCGGGCCGCGCAGCTCGCCGTGGCGGGCTCCGGGCTGGGTGCCCTGCTCGCCGTGCTCGGTCCACCGGGGCGCGCCGCCGCCCGGGCCGCCGTCGCCGTGCACGCGGCCGCACTGTGCGCGCAGGCCCTCGGGACCTGGTCGGCCATGGCGGTGGCCCGCCGCCCGGCGCCGATAGCGGCGGACCGGACGCCGTGGCACGCCATGTCACCCCGGGTCGTGCTGGACACGCTGAACAGCTCCCGCACCGGACTCGCCGAGGCCGAATGGCGGCGCCGCAGCCGCGAGCGCCCGCGGCAGGTCGGTCCGGAGGAGCTCGGGCTGGTCAGGGCCTCCGTGGACGAGCTGGCCAACCCGATCACCACGACGCTGACCGCCGGCGCCGGGGTCTCGGCCGCGACCGGGTCGCTGCTCGACCCGATGCTGATCATCTTCGTGCTCGGGGTGAACGCCCTCATCGGCGGCGTGCAGCGGGTCAGCGCCGACTCGGCGCTGCGCACCCTGCACCACAGCAGCGCCACCCGGGTCCGGGTGCGGCGCGGCGCGGCCGACGAGGACCGCACCACCGACGAGCTCGTGGACGGCGACGTGATCCGGCTGCAGGCCGGTGACTCCGTACCCGCGGACTGCCGGGTGCTGTCCGCGCACGACCTGGAGGTCGACGAGTCGTCGATGACCGGTGAGTCGGTGCCCGCGGCGAAGTCACCGCAGGCGACCGGCGCCCGCACGGTCGCCGACCGCCACTGCATGCTCTACGAGGGCACCACCGTCGCCGCCGGACGCGGGGACGCGGTCGTCGTCGCGACCGGGGACCGCACCGAGGCCGGCCGGGTGCTCCGCGCGAACGGCGACCAGGCCCCGCCGACCGGCGTCGAGACCAGGCTGCGCGAACTGACCGCCCGCATCCTGCCCGTCTCGGTCGGTGCCGGACTCGCGTTGATCGTGGTCGACCTGCTGCGCCGGCGACCGGCCACGGCCGCGCTGACCCGGGCGGTGAGCCTCGCGGTCGCCGCGGTCCCGGAGGGGCTCCCGTTCGTCGCGACCGTCGCCGAGCTCGCGGCCGCCCGCCGGCTCTCCCGGCGCGGCGCGCTGGTGCGCAACCCGTCGACCATCGAGGCGCTCGGACGGGTGAACGTGCTGTGCTTCGACAAGACCGGAACCCTCACCGAGGGACGGATCAGCCTGCGCCGGGTCTCCGACGGGACCCGCACGGCGACCGTCGACGAGCCCCTGCCACCCGGCCTGCAGGACGTCGTCGCCGCGGCAGTGCGGGCCAGCCCGTTCCGGGCCGACCCGGCGCGGGTCCCCCACCAGACCGACCGGGCGGTCCTGCGCGGCGCCCACACGCTCGGCATCACCGCCGACCACGGCCAGACCTCCGTCGAGCTGCTCGACGAGCTGCCGTTCGAATCGCATCGTGGCTACCACGCCGTGCTCTGGCGGGGCCGCGCCGGCAACCGGATCAGCGTCAAGGGCGCACCGGAGGTCGTCCTGCCGCTCTGCAGCACCCGCCACCGGCACGACGACGGCACGCGGCCGTTCGGCACCGACGACCGCGGCACGATCGACGCCGAGATCCACCGGCTCGCCGGGGAGGGCCACCGCGTGCTCGCCGTGGCCGAACGACCCGCCCCCGACCACACCCGGCTCGCCGACGCCGACGTCGAGCAGCTCGAGTTCCACGGGCTCGTCGCGATGGTCGATCCCGTCCGCCCCACGGCCGCGCAATCCGTCGCCACCCTGCGCGGTGCCGGCGTCGAGACCGTCATGATCACCGGAGACCACCCGAGCACCGCCGAGTCGATCGCCGCCGAGCTCGACTCCGTCAACGGGCGCACCGTCGTCACCGGCCCCGACCTGGACGAGATGAGCGACGCCGAGCTCAGCGAGGCGCTGCCGCGCATCGCCGTCTACGCCCGGGTCAGCCCCGCCCAGAAGGCCCGCATCGTCCGCCTGTACCAGGCGGACGGCCACCCGGTGGCGGTCACCGGTGACGGCACCAACGACGCTCCGGCGATCCGGCTCGCCGACGTCGGCATCGCACTGGGCACCCACGCCACGCCCGCCGCCCGGGAGGCCGCGGACCTCGTCGTCACCGACGACCGGATCGAGACCATCACCGACGCCATCGTGGAGGGCCGCGGCATGTGGTCCTCGGTCCGCGACGCCCTGTCCATCCTGCTCGGCGGCAACCTCGGCGAGGTCGCCTACACCGTGGGCACCGCACTGTTCGGCGGGACCGCCACCCTCAACGCCCGGCAGCTGCTGCTGGTCAACCTGCTCACCGACGTCCTGCCCGCCATGGCGGTCGCCGTCCGGCCGCCGCCCGACACGAGCCCCGCGGAACTGCTGGCCCACGGGCCGGAGGCCTCCCTCGGCACGTCCCTGACCCGGGACATCCAGGTGCGGGCGGCCATCACCGCGACCGCGGCTGCCGTGGCCTGGTTGCTGGCCCGGCCGGTGAGCACCCCGGGACAGGCCAGCACGACCGGCCTGGTCGCGCTGGTCGGCGGCCAGCTCGGCCAGACGCTCGCCGTGCGCGGACGCACCCCGCTGGTCGCCGTCGCTGTCGTCGTCTCGCTCGGGCTTCTCGCCGCCACCGTCCAGCTCCCCGGCCTCAGCCGGATCGCCGGCTCCACACCCCTGCTCCCCCACCAGTGGGCCATCGCGCTCACTGCCAGCACGGCCGCGGCCGCGGCCCAGCTCGTGGCCCAGCGCCTGCTCACCACCGGCTGA
- a CDS encoding MurR/RpiR family transcriptional regulator, translating into MSTSTTETGEPGERLSGSVRERIRGLSPSLSPTGRRIAEVVMRDPARIVELTVTDLAVESGTSMASVVRFCQDLDLRGFGDLKLRLAAESARPAETVSEPVEGPSGILSSVLRSSADALATAASTVDPEIFTAVVDVLGRAGHVLVVGVGTSAPLAQDCAYRFRSIGLLAEAPPDVHVQHVGAALLRPDAACLAISHTGQTRETLAAVTAARDAGAATVGITSFHRSPLTEVCDHALVAGSHETRHHVEARASRLVHSAVLDAVHAAIARNRPDTAARHAAHIVAEHRL; encoded by the coding sequence GTGAGCACCTCGACGACGGAGACCGGCGAGCCGGGCGAACGGCTCAGCGGGTCGGTGCGGGAACGGATCCGGGGACTGAGCCCGAGCCTGTCACCGACCGGCAGGCGCATCGCCGAGGTCGTGATGCGCGACCCCGCCCGGATCGTCGAGCTGACCGTCACCGACCTGGCCGTCGAGAGCGGTACCTCGATGGCCAGCGTGGTCCGGTTCTGCCAGGACCTCGACCTCCGCGGGTTCGGGGACCTGAAGCTGCGCCTGGCCGCCGAGTCGGCCCGCCCCGCCGAGACCGTGTCCGAGCCGGTGGAGGGCCCGAGCGGGATCCTCAGCTCGGTACTGCGATCGAGCGCCGACGCCCTCGCCACCGCCGCGTCCACCGTCGACCCCGAGATCTTCACCGCGGTCGTCGACGTCCTCGGCCGGGCCGGGCACGTCCTCGTCGTCGGGGTCGGCACATCGGCGCCGCTGGCCCAGGACTGTGCCTACCGGTTCCGGTCGATCGGGCTGCTCGCCGAAGCGCCCCCGGACGTTCACGTCCAGCACGTCGGCGCCGCCCTCCTCCGGCCGGACGCTGCATGCCTGGCCATCAGCCACACCGGCCAGACCCGCGAGACACTCGCCGCCGTCACCGCGGCCCGGGACGCCGGCGCGGCCACCGTCGGCATCACCAGCTTTCACCGGTCCCCGCTGACCGAGGTCTGCGACCACGCCCTCGTGGCCGGCTCGCACGAGACCCGTCACCACGTCGAGGCCCGCGCCAGCCGGCTCGTGCACAGCGCCGTCCTCGACGCCGTCCACGCCGCCATCGCCCGGAACCGACCCGACACCGCAGCACGACACGCCGCCCACATCGTCGCCGAACACCGGCTGTGA
- a CDS encoding cobalamin-independent methionine synthase II family protein: MRTSSSGDILTTHTGSLPRPPELAEAMVARENGTAGTATLQELPDMVRAATVEVLRRQGETGIDAGSDGEQGKIGYSTYVKERLSGFDGEAGALSLADLDDYPEITEQALAGLVTATPACTGPVRYTGADALTAELDGLRAAVNTVGTAGPAEIVVPAASPGVISIFLANRHYDSHEDYLGALADAMRTEYEAIVDAGFLLQIDCPDLAMGRHAQHTDATVDEFRRAIAGHVEALDAATAGIDPDRMRMHLCWGNYAGPHHRDVDLADIIDIVLPARPRALLLEAANPRHAHEWQVFEDHPLPDDKILVPGVIDTCTNYVEHPDLVAERLARYARTVGVERVVAGTDCGFSTFASFTPVRPRIAWAKLASLVEGARRAGDTLRRPTTALGAHA, from the coding sequence ATGAGGACCAGCAGCAGCGGCGACATCCTGACCACCCACACCGGGAGCCTGCCCCGCCCACCGGAGCTGGCCGAGGCGATGGTCGCCCGGGAGAACGGCACCGCCGGCACGGCGACACTGCAGGAGCTGCCGGACATGGTTCGCGCGGCGACCGTCGAGGTGCTCCGCCGGCAGGGCGAGACCGGCATCGACGCGGGGAGCGACGGCGAGCAGGGCAAGATCGGTTACAGCACCTACGTCAAGGAACGCCTCAGCGGGTTCGACGGTGAGGCCGGCGCGCTCTCGCTGGCCGACCTCGACGACTACCCCGAGATCACCGAGCAGGCACTGGCCGGGCTGGTCACTGCCACCCCCGCCTGCACCGGCCCGGTCCGCTACACCGGCGCCGACGCCCTCACAGCCGAGCTGGACGGGCTGCGGGCCGCGGTGAACACCGTCGGCACGGCGGGTCCGGCCGAGATCGTGGTCCCGGCCGCGTCCCCCGGCGTGATCTCGATCTTCCTGGCCAACCGGCACTACGACTCGCACGAGGACTATCTCGGCGCCCTGGCCGACGCGATGCGCACCGAGTACGAGGCCATCGTGGACGCGGGCTTCCTGTTGCAGATCGACTGCCCCGACCTGGCCATGGGACGCCACGCCCAGCACACCGACGCGACCGTCGACGAGTTCCGCCGGGCGATCGCCGGTCACGTCGAGGCCCTCGACGCGGCCACCGCCGGCATCGATCCGGACCGGATGCGCATGCACCTGTGCTGGGGCAACTACGCGGGCCCGCACCACCGCGACGTCGACCTCGCCGACATCATCGACATCGTCCTGCCGGCCCGGCCCCGCGCACTGCTGCTGGAAGCGGCCAACCCCCGCCACGCCCACGAGTGGCAGGTCTTCGAGGATCACCCGCTGCCCGACGACAAGATCCTCGTCCCCGGTGTGATCGACACCTGCACCAACTACGTCGAGCACCCCGACCTGGTCGCGGAACGCCTGGCCCGCTACGCCCGCACCGTCGGTGTCGAACGCGTCGTCGCCGGCACCGACTGCGGGTTCTCCACCTTCGCGTCCTTCACCCCGGTCCGCCCGCGCATCGCCTGGGCCAAGCTCGCCTCCCTGGTCGAGGGCGCCCGCCGCGCCGGTGACACCCTGCGCCGTCCGACCACCGCGCTCGGGGCCCACGCATGA
- a CDS encoding YmdB family metallophosphoesterase — protein sequence MSPAGHRTAPMTVLAVGDVVGSDAAGWLADRLPRLREEHEADFVVVNAENCAVTGPIPMDGFGMTVEVIDRLLDAGVDAITGGNHSWDGPDVDDVLAYPQVVRPVNLDETRGRGLITLTRGDRTLTVINLLSPTAALPGMKAPQPEPLWPSWTALAAAEDLPGAILIDLHGESPWEKASLAAALDGQVSALVGTHTHDPTLRGHLLPAGTAYVAELGMTGPLGFTGGGFDPAHFAARLRGEDHTALPPYELATGPMSLGAVRVDIGADGSATAIDRIT from the coding sequence ATGAGCCCGGCCGGGCACCGGACCGCGCCGATGACCGTGCTCGCCGTCGGCGATGTCGTCGGTTCCGACGCCGCGGGCTGGCTCGCCGACCGGCTGCCCCGGCTCCGGGAGGAGCACGAAGCCGACTTCGTCGTCGTCAACGCCGAGAACTGCGCGGTCACCGGCCCGATCCCGATGGACGGGTTCGGCATGACCGTCGAGGTGATCGACCGGCTGCTCGACGCCGGCGTCGACGCCATCACCGGCGGCAACCACTCCTGGGACGGCCCGGACGTCGACGACGTGCTCGCCTACCCCCAGGTCGTCCGCCCGGTCAACCTGGACGAGACCCGGGGCCGGGGACTGATCACCCTCACCCGGGGCGACCGCACCCTGACCGTGATCAACCTGCTCTCCCCGACCGCCGCGCTGCCCGGGATGAAGGCGCCGCAACCGGAACCGCTCTGGCCGTCCTGGACCGCCCTGGCCGCCGCCGAGGACCTTCCGGGAGCGATCCTGATCGACCTGCACGGCGAGTCGCCCTGGGAGAAGGCCTCACTCGCCGCCGCACTCGACGGTCAGGTCAGCGCGCTCGTCGGCACCCACACCCACGACCCCACCCTGCGCGGACACCTCCTGCCCGCCGGCACCGCCTACGTCGCCGAACTCGGCATGACCGGCCCCCTCGGCTTCACCGGCGGCGGGTTCGATCCCGCCCACTTCGCCGCCCGCCTCCGCGGTGAGGACCACACGGCGCTACCGCCCTACGAGCTCGCCACCGGCCCGATGAGCCTCGGCGCGGTGCGCGTCGACATCGGTGCCGACGGCTCGGCCACGGCCATCGACCGGATCACCTGA
- a CDS encoding ester cyclase — MTTNNKQLVDDFIQDLFSKGNLDAVDHYVAPSFVNHDPPFPGAPDGPEGLRQAAAMFRAALPDWRSDLHQLVAEDDLVVERFTARGTHTSAPLMGVPASGRTIVLAGINVFRIADGRIVERWGRLDELGLLRQLGLVPSASEGANT, encoded by the coding sequence ATGACAACCAACAACAAGCAGCTCGTCGACGACTTCATCCAGGACCTGTTCAGCAAGGGCAACCTCGACGCGGTCGACCACTACGTGGCACCGTCGTTCGTGAACCACGACCCGCCGTTCCCCGGCGCCCCCGACGGCCCGGAGGGGCTCCGCCAGGCTGCCGCGATGTTCCGCGCTGCGCTGCCCGACTGGCGCAGTGACCTCCATCAGCTCGTGGCCGAGGACGACCTCGTCGTGGAGCGGTTCACGGCCCGCGGCACGCACACCAGCGCTCCGCTGATGGGCGTGCCGGCGTCCGGCCGGACGATCGTGCTGGCCGGCATCAACGTCTTCCGGATCGCCGACGGCCGGATCGTCGAGCGCTGGGGCCGGTTGGACGAGCTCGGCCTGCTTCGCCAGCTCGGTCTCGTTCCCTCGGCGAGCGAAGGGGCGAACACGTAG
- a CDS encoding LuxR C-terminal-related transcriptional regulator gives MVRRQNAAEAERDLVRVCHTTADPTVVQDRVLHHLRRLLTADAAFFATADPTTLLFTGARTEEPLTGSASLFLDNEFGGGDVNAFASLARAPVHVATLDDATRHDRHASARYRDIMRPLGLGDELRAALVVAGQCWGYLCLHRTESPRGFSTREVALLERVGPHIAHALRRAVALCRAEQDTVVNRPGVLLLADDLSVVASTPEAEQLVDLIGRNPSGFPLPAAVCSVAAALHAVQRGVPLDPSATVRARNGRWISLHAARLQGPAWQGTISVVLEPTDTRGTPSVLLGAYALTPRETEVATRVLRGESTRTITDGLHISAHTVQDHLKAIFDKTGARSRRELVGLVFAPR, from the coding sequence ATGGTGCGCCGGCAGAACGCGGCGGAGGCGGAGCGGGACCTCGTGCGCGTGTGCCACACCACCGCGGACCCGACGGTGGTCCAGGACCGGGTGCTGCACCACCTGCGCCGGCTCCTGACCGCGGACGCCGCGTTCTTCGCCACCGCCGACCCGACGACGCTGCTGTTCACCGGCGCGCGGACGGAGGAACCGCTCACCGGGTCGGCATCCCTGTTCCTGGACAACGAGTTCGGCGGCGGCGACGTCAACGCGTTCGCGTCGCTGGCAAGAGCACCCGTACACGTCGCCACGCTCGACGACGCCACCCGTCACGACCGCCACGCGAGCGCCCGGTACCGCGACATCATGCGTCCGCTGGGCCTCGGGGACGAGCTGCGGGCCGCGTTGGTGGTCGCCGGGCAGTGCTGGGGCTACCTGTGCCTGCACCGCACCGAGTCCCCGCGGGGCTTCAGTACGCGCGAGGTGGCGCTGCTCGAACGGGTCGGGCCGCACATCGCCCACGCCCTGCGCCGGGCCGTGGCGCTCTGCCGGGCCGAGCAGGACACCGTCGTGAACCGGCCCGGCGTGCTGCTGCTGGCCGACGACCTCAGCGTCGTCGCGAGCACCCCCGAGGCCGAGCAGCTCGTGGACCTCATCGGGCGGAACCCGAGCGGCTTCCCGCTGCCCGCGGCAGTGTGTTCCGTGGCCGCCGCGCTGCACGCCGTGCAACGCGGGGTCCCGCTCGACCCGTCCGCCACGGTGCGGGCCCGCAACGGACGGTGGATCTCCCTGCACGCGGCCCGCCTGCAGGGCCCGGCCTGGCAGGGCACCATCTCCGTGGTCCTCGAGCCCACCGATACTCGGGGCACCCCGTCCGTGCTGCTGGGCGCGTACGCGCTCACCCCGCGGGAGACCGAGGTGGCCACGCGGGTCCTCCGTGGCGAGTCCACCCGGACGATCACCGACGGGCTGCACATCTCGGCCCACACCGTCCAGGACCACCTCAAAGCGATCTTCGACAAGACCGGCGCGCGGAGCCGGCGAGAGCTGGTGGGCCTGGTGTTCGCACCTCGCTGA
- a CDS encoding GntR family transcriptional regulator, producing the protein MADQDAAADRVYQELRRRIVSWETPPGSALREVGLAEELQVSRTPVREALQRLKSDGLVVARGRRGLEVPRWDAQHLEDSYRLRADLEAWSAKRAAERLSLRDLERLRELADEMTRVHSGDCGAGELETIAELNADFHETIRVCAGSERLHQMTSAVVHLPLLHRVFHVFTAAEVTMTLAEHHTILRAFEARDPDWAESISRAHILAALHALKRSLREEDEGRRTTPSVLGVVS; encoded by the coding sequence ATGGCCGACCAGGATGCCGCCGCCGACCGCGTCTACCAGGAACTGCGGCGGAGGATCGTGAGCTGGGAGACCCCGCCCGGATCAGCGCTGCGCGAGGTCGGGCTCGCCGAGGAGCTGCAGGTCAGCCGCACACCGGTGCGCGAGGCCCTGCAGCGGCTCAAGTCGGACGGGCTTGTCGTCGCGCGCGGGCGCCGCGGGCTCGAGGTGCCGCGCTGGGATGCCCAGCACCTCGAGGACTCGTACCGGTTGCGCGCCGATCTCGAGGCGTGGTCGGCCAAACGCGCGGCCGAGCGGCTGTCGCTGCGCGACCTCGAGCGGCTCAGGGAGCTCGCGGACGAGATGACCCGGGTCCACAGCGGCGACTGCGGGGCCGGGGAACTGGAGACGATCGCCGAGCTCAACGCGGACTTCCACGAGACGATCCGGGTGTGCGCGGGCAGCGAGCGGCTGCACCAGATGACCTCGGCCGTCGTGCATCTGCCTCTACTGCACCGGGTGTTCCACGTGTTCACGGCGGCCGAGGTCACCATGACACTGGCCGAGCACCACACGATCCTGCGCGCGTTCGAGGCCCGGGACCCGGACTGGGCCGAGTCGATCTCCCGCGCCCACATCCTCGCCGCGCTGCATGCCCTCAAGCGTTCGCTCCGCGAGGAGGACGAGGGTCGACGGACCACCCCGTCCGTTCTGGGCGTGGTGTCCTGA